A genomic segment from Candidatus Brocadia sinica JPN1 encodes:
- the trpC gene encoding indole-3-glycerol phosphate synthase TrpC has product MTILDEIYRYKLLEVAENKKRISAEALKKDIQKGQNVIPFGRALKSGTGISIIAEVKKASPSLGIIKNDFDPIGIARLYEAGGAAAISVLTDEKFFQGRLSYLTDVKKSVDLPVLRKDFIIDTYQIYEARSAGADALLLIAAILSNEEIQCFLELARELGMDCLVEVHSETELQKVLQTNAMIIGINNRDLATFKTDLGTTLRLRSMIPDGKIVVSESGIRSREDVRRLAGIGVHAILVGETLMKSNDIPTKLHELLGIP; this is encoded by the coding sequence ATGACAATTTTAGATGAAATTTACCGGTATAAATTACTTGAAGTGGCAGAAAATAAAAAGCGGATTTCTGCTGAGGCATTGAAGAAAGATATTCAAAAAGGCCAAAATGTGATACCCTTTGGCAGGGCGTTAAAATCGGGCACCGGTATTAGCATTATTGCAGAGGTCAAAAAGGCTTCTCCGTCCCTCGGTATTATCAAAAATGATTTCGACCCAATCGGAATTGCCCGTCTTTATGAAGCAGGAGGAGCTGCGGCCATCTCTGTCCTTACGGACGAAAAATTCTTCCAGGGCAGATTGTCGTATTTAACTGACGTGAAGAAGTCCGTTGATTTGCCTGTTCTGAGAAAGGATTTCATCATTGATACATATCAAATTTATGAGGCACGTTCTGCCGGGGCCGATGCTTTACTGCTCATTGCCGCGATCCTCTCCAACGAGGAAATCCAGTGCTTTTTAGAACTGGCAAGAGAATTGGGTATGGATTGCCTGGTAGAAGTCCATTCAGAAACGGAATTACAAAAAGTCTTGCAAACAAACGCCATGATTATTGGTATCAATAATCGTGATCTCGCAACATTTAAGACCGATCTGGGTACCACTCTCCGGCTAAGATCGATGATTCCCGATGGAAAAATTGTTGTAAGCGAGAGTGGAATCAGATCACGAGAGGACGTGAGGAGATTGGCCGGCATCGGCGTCCATGCTATTTTAGTCGGAGAAACCCTGATGAAAAGTAATGATATACCAACCAAGCTCCACGAACTTTTGGGGATACCATAG